One part of the Rutidosis leptorrhynchoides isolate AG116_Rl617_1_P2 chromosome 1, CSIRO_AGI_Rlap_v1, whole genome shotgun sequence genome encodes these proteins:
- the LOC139886291 gene encoding cold-regulated 413 plasma membrane protein 1-like — MLKGAQSYLKMATDPALSEAASKLLSSDLNEIGIATKQFANHVIQLGVNGGLLTTILQWFAFFAAIYLLVLDKTNWRTRMLTSLLVPYIYLTFPNWLFGILRGDIGKWITFVGVVLRLFFPEHFKEYLLLPGSLILLVVVSPSFIAGYVRAGWIGVIICLAIGCYLLQEHIRAAGGFRNAFTRANGISNTIGIVLLFVFPVWALIGLI; from the exons atgttgaaagGAGCTCAGAGTTACCTGAAAATGGCAACTGATCCAGCTCTATCAGAGGCAGCTTCCAAATTACTGAGCTCCGATTTAAATGAAATCGGAATTGCAACCAAACAATTCGCAAATCACGTCATCCAGCTCGGAGTTAACGGCGGTCTCCTCACCACCATCCTTCAATGGTTCGCCTTTTTCGCAGCCAT TTATTTATTGGTGTTGGATAAAACTAACTGGAGGACCAGGATGCTTACGTCACTATTGGTTCCCTATATTTACTTAACTTTTCCCAACTGGCTATTTGGAATTCTGAG GGGAGATATCGGAAAATGGATCACGTTCGTTGGAGTCGTCTTGCGATTGTTCTTCCCTGAGCATTTTAAAG AGTACTTGTTGTTGCCAGGATCTTTGATCCTATTGGTTGTGGTATCACCAAGTTTTATTGCGGGTTATGTAAGAGCCGGGTGGATAGGCGTGATTATTTGCCTAGCAATCGGATGCTATTTGCTCCAAGAACACATTAGAGCGGCTGGAGGTTTTAGGAATGCGTTCACTCGTGCTAATGGCATTTCCAACACTATTGGTATCGTGTTGTTGTTTGTGTTCCCTGTGTGGGCTTTGATCGGGTTGATATAA